The Andrena cerasifolii isolate SP2316 chromosome 14, iyAndCera1_principal, whole genome shotgun sequence genome contains a region encoding:
- the LOC143376315 gene encoding limbic system-associated membrane protein, whose translation MSVLHLILLLLASSRYLVHPIDGAVRGERLASEESRSQSNDIASVATSVKDVLAQTGGNAMLPCRFTGPGIVTWIRRKDRQLLTVGRSTHSIDTRFMVVSNSPDWTLLIKNVKHDDAGLYECQIQTEPVQQRFVRLNITEAYSTIPGGPDLHVKQGSSLRLECKLMASAEAPSFIFWYREGRMINYDDEPGVRVEATKNGSILVVDKVKPSHGANYTCSPSNAKPAYIIIQVIEEEEKPAAMHGGDRQNATRGASVNVTLIFLAFLGIQSSNRLYLQHSHVT comes from the exons ATGGTGCTGTTCGCGGCGAGCGGCTGGCCAGCGAGGAGTCTCGGAGTCAGAGTAACGACATTGCTTCGGTGGCCACATCTGTCAAGGATGTCCTGGCGCAGACTGGTGGTAACGCTATGCTGCCCTGCAGATTCACTGGCCCCGGAATA GTCACTTGGATCAGAAGAAAAGACAGACAACTGTTGACGGTGGGCAGGAGCACTCATTCCATCGATACACGGTTCATGGTAGTGTCGAATAGTCCCGATTGGACACTGCTGATAAAGAACGTGAAGCACGACGATGCTGGACTCTACGAGTGTCAG ATTCAAACGGAACCGGTCCAGCAACGATTCGTCCGCCTGAACATCACCGAGGCGTATTCGACTATTCCCGGTGGACCTGACCTTCACGTCAAGCAGGGATCCAGTCTACGGCTGGAATGCAAACTAATGGCCTCCGCGGAAGCGCCAAGTTTCATTTTTTGGTACCGCGAGGGTAGGATGATTAATTACGATGACGAGCCGGGGGTTAGGGTCGAGGCGACGAAGAACGGTTCCATTCTGGTGGTTGACAAAGTGAAACCCTCCCACGGTGCCAATTACACTTGCTCGCCGAGCAACGCCAAGCCAGCCTACATCATAATACAGGTGATCGAAG AGGAGGAAAAGCCAGCGGCCATGCACGGGGGCGATCGCCAAAACGCGACGCGCGGAGCGTCCGTCAACGTCACGTTGATTTTCCTCGCTTTCCTCGGTATACAGAGCTCGAATCGGCTCTATCTGCAGCATTCCCACGTTACGTGA